A single Aerosakkonema funiforme FACHB-1375 DNA region contains:
- a CDS encoding GAF domain-containing protein, with translation MDRTSTKTSTSNSTINSEEQGNLISLSSSSEILPVAPNAETSAVALQDPSDSLPVTSNSISPNKLIDTLALEIETGWWKKLSLKNKATIGAIAIATMPTLIIGITSYYSADKLAGVVIGTGFSVAIGSAIAIFLVNRAIFPILLAAAAVKQLGQGKLDTRINFEAKDELGILGSNINQLADRLQTLLAEKEAAARRDRLLGDIAWRARQATDTQELTNRILAGIRRILNVDRALIYRFNSDWSGTIVAESVGAGWTKALDEKIDDPCFRARYIPQYQNGRVRAIDDIYNEPGLTDCHIRTLEQFEVKANLVAPMRKDNRLVGLLIAHQCSGTRNWKESEIDFFLQLASQIEYALDHVGFIEQLQAAARRERLLGDLAWKARQATEPSELLSLSLNNIRKVLQVDRALIYQFNPDWSGTIVAESVATGWTKALDEQIDDPCFRARYVPQYQNGRVRAIDNIYNEPGLTDCHIRTLEQFEVKANLVAPMRKDDRLVGLLIVHQCSSPRNWQQSEIDFLLQVAIQIEYALDHVGFIKELEKSRQEAEAKSAEQRQQKEALQAQLEKFLQQIEGAFQGDLTVRAGVTAGELGTVADFFNALIENLQHIVMQVQSSADAVTQTAKVSEVDVNTLSDEARRQSESIAAILEQIQIMANSIQKVASSAQQAALKVQEANQTLKVGDKAMNKTVDGILTIQKTVEETALKVKRLGESSQKISRVSSLIKDLANQTNILALNASIEATGSGKQSQGFAIVAEEVRTLAEQSAGAAKEIEQIVEEIQIETNEVVAAMEAGIAQVSTGTNLVKTTRAKLTSIAAVSAQIRTLVEDMASSATSQMQTSSNLSQSIQEVATIANQTSEQSQAVADSFTKLLGVADELQESVAQFRVK, from the coding sequence ATGGATCGGACATCTACCAAAACTTCAACCTCAAATAGTACTATCAATTCTGAAGAGCAAGGGAATTTAATTTCACTGTCTTCTTCATCGGAAATTCTCCCAGTAGCGCCAAATGCCGAAACCAGTGCAGTGGCGTTACAAGATCCCTCAGATTCCTTGCCAGTTACAAGCAATTCAATATCTCCAAACAAACTAATCGATACCCTAGCACTGGAGATCGAAACTGGATGGTGGAAAAAACTGAGTTTGAAAAATAAAGCCACAATCGGTGCGATCGCGATCGCTACCATGCCAACATTGATAATAGGCATAACCAGCTATTATTCTGCCGACAAATTAGCTGGTGTAGTAATTGGCACAGGCTTTTCTGTAGCGATAGGGAGTGCGATCGCCATTTTCCTCGTTAACCGCGCCATTTTTCCCATATTGCTAGCAGCAGCTGCCGTCAAGCAACTCGGACAAGGTAAACTCGATACGCGCATTAACTTTGAAGCAAAAGACGAACTCGGCATCTTAGGATCTAACATCAACCAACTAGCAGATCGATTGCAAACGCTATTAGCAGAAAAAGAAGCAGCCGCCAGACGAGATAGGTTACTGGGCGACATAGCTTGGAGAGCGCGTCAAGCCACAGATACCCAAGAACTGACAAACAGAATTCTGGCTGGGATTCGACGAATTTTAAATGTCGATCGCGCTTTAATTTATCGTTTCAATTCAGACTGGAGCGGCACAATAGTTGCCGAGTCAGTCGGTGCCGGGTGGACGAAAGCTCTCGACGAAAAAATTGACGACCCCTGTTTTCGCGCTCGTTATATCCCACAGTACCAAAATGGGCGCGTTCGTGCGATCGACGATATTTACAACGAACCGGGATTAACCGATTGTCACATTCGTACCTTAGAACAATTTGAAGTCAAAGCTAACCTCGTCGCACCCATGCGAAAAGACAATCGACTGGTAGGTTTGCTGATCGCGCATCAATGTTCCGGGACACGCAACTGGAAAGAATCAGAAATCGATTTCTTCTTACAATTAGCTTCTCAAATAGAATACGCTCTCGACCACGTTGGCTTCATCGAACAACTGCAAGCTGCTGCCAGACGAGAGAGATTATTAGGCGATCTTGCTTGGAAAGCCCGTCAAGCAACAGAACCATCGGAACTTTTATCCTTATCTCTTAATAACATCCGCAAAGTTTTGCAAGTCGATCGAGCTTTAATTTATCAGTTCAACCCAGATTGGAGCGGCACAATAGTTGCCGAATCGGTAGCTACTGGTTGGACAAAAGCTCTTGACGAACAAATTGACGACCCCTGTTTTCGCGCTCGTTATGTCCCCCAGTACCAAAATGGGCGCGTTCGTGCGATCGACAATATATACAACGAACCGGGATTAACCGATTGTCACATTCGTACCTTAGAACAATTTGAAGTCAAAGCTAATCTCGTCGCCCCCATGCGGAAAGACGATCGACTGGTAGGTTTGCTCATAGTTCATCAATGTTCCAGTCCGCGTAATTGGCAGCAGTCAGAAATTGATTTTTTGCTGCAAGTAGCCATACAAATTGAATACGCTCTCGACCACGTTGGTTTTATCAAAGAATTAGAAAAATCCCGCCAAGAAGCTGAAGCAAAGTCTGCCGAACAACGTCAACAAAAAGAAGCATTGCAAGCACAATTAGAAAAATTTCTGCAACAGATAGAAGGAGCTTTTCAAGGAGATTTAACAGTTCGCGCTGGCGTAACTGCTGGCGAACTGGGAACCGTAGCTGACTTTTTCAACGCCTTGATCGAGAACTTACAGCACATTGTTATGCAAGTGCAATCATCTGCCGATGCGGTAACGCAAACAGCCAAGGTGAGCGAAGTAGACGTAAATACGCTTTCCGATGAAGCGAGACGGCAGTCAGAGTCGATCGCTGCTATTTTAGAGCAAATTCAAATCATGGCAAATTCCATCCAGAAAGTTGCCAGCAGCGCCCAGCAAGCAGCACTCAAAGTTCAGGAGGCAAATCAAACATTAAAAGTGGGTGACAAAGCCATGAACAAAACAGTAGATGGGATTTTAACCATCCAAAAAACAGTTGAAGAAACAGCCTTAAAAGTCAAACGCTTGGGCGAATCTTCTCAAAAAATCTCCAGAGTCAGTAGCCTGATCAAAGATTTAGCCAATCAAACAAACATTTTGGCGCTCAATGCTTCCATTGAAGCTACAGGATCTGGTAAACAAAGCCAAGGATTTGCTATTGTCGCCGAAGAAGTACGTACATTGGCAGAACAATCAGCCGGCGCTGCCAAAGAAATTGAACAAATTGTTGAAGAAATTCAAATCGAAACCAACGAAGTTGTCGCCGCGATGGAAGCTGGAATTGCACAGGTAAGTACCGGCACCAACCTTGTCAAAACAACAAGAGCCAAACTGACTTCGATCGCCGCAGTCAGCGCTCAAATTCGCACCCTTGTTGAAGATATGGCTTCTTCCGCAACATCGCAAATGCAGACATCCAGCAACCTCAGCCAAAGTATACAGGAAGTAGCTACTATTGCCAATCAAACTTCAGAACAATCCCAAGCTGTAGCCGACTCATTCACAAAACTTTTAGGAGTCGCCGATGAACTTCAAGAAAGCGTCGCCCAGTTCAGAGTAAAATAA